From a single Mycolicibacterium moriokaense genomic region:
- the folE gene encoding GTP cyclohydrolase I FolE: MLQAREEPHTDESRLEAGPRFDQRAFNQAAVEGAIFDLLVAIGEDPLREGLRDTPARVARAFRETFAGLYADPDDVLTTVFDEDHDELVLVRQIPMYSTCEHHLVPFHGVAHVGYLPGADGRVTGLSKIARLVDLYARRPQVQERLTAQIADAFMRKLKPRGVIVVVEAEHLCMSMRGARKPGAVTTTSAVRGQFKDDAAARAEALHLLLRG, encoded by the coding sequence ATGCTGCAGGCGCGCGAAGAGCCGCACACAGACGAATCGCGGCTCGAGGCTGGGCCCAGGTTCGATCAGCGCGCTTTCAATCAAGCCGCTGTGGAGGGGGCGATATTCGATCTGCTCGTCGCGATCGGTGAAGACCCGCTCCGCGAAGGGCTGCGCGACACCCCCGCCCGTGTCGCGCGCGCGTTCCGTGAGACGTTCGCCGGTCTGTACGCCGATCCCGATGACGTCCTGACAACGGTATTCGACGAAGACCACGACGAATTGGTGTTGGTCAGGCAGATACCGATGTACTCCACGTGCGAGCATCACCTGGTTCCGTTTCACGGCGTCGCTCACGTCGGCTATCTCCCCGGTGCGGACGGCCGCGTCACCGGCCTGTCGAAGATCGCGCGGTTGGTCGACCTGTACGCCAGACGCCCCCAGGTTCAGGAGCGACTCACCGCACAGATCGCCGACGCGTTCATGCGGAAACTGAAGCCCCGCGGCGTGATCGTCGTCGTCGAGGCCGAGCACCTGTGCATGTCGATGCGGGGGGCGCGAAAACCGGGCGCCGTCACCACCACCTCAGCCGTGCGCGGCCAGTTCAAAGACGATGCGGCGGCCAGGGCCGAGGCACTGCATCTGCTGCTGCGCGGGTGA
- a CDS encoding DUF4331 family protein: MSNHFTGLSLGPPLGDQRLDLCDLYAFQSPADSTRTVLILNANPNADALHPDAIYRLAIDNDGDLKNDIAFSYVFSTPQDGRQTVDVYLAHGDEAEEPEAVGEKIFDAVEVSFGKAPHIHRSNEFTFFAGARSDAFFFDFDGIKNLFDISGKRNFTSPHLAELGGKTPWTGQDSNTTANVFSTVIELPTAYLRPDPDIRIWGRCSLRQDGKLNHVDRAGHPSVSSFFNTDDTKLEYNASEPVHDRERWIEQFIHLMGHTGNYTREEAVAAIDLEGTLPDMLTFNPSKPAKYPNGRTFTDDVIDYRLAFLTKGECPPSGLSPHIDTLSEFPYLGTPH, encoded by the coding sequence GTGTCGAACCACTTCACCGGCCTCAGCCTCGGTCCGCCGCTCGGCGACCAACGACTCGACCTATGCGACCTATATGCGTTCCAATCGCCTGCCGACTCGACGCGAACCGTCCTGATCCTCAACGCGAACCCGAATGCCGATGCGCTGCATCCGGATGCCATCTACCGGCTCGCCATCGACAACGACGGCGACCTGAAGAACGACATCGCGTTCAGCTACGTCTTCTCGACCCCGCAGGACGGGCGACAGACCGTCGACGTCTACCTAGCCCACGGCGACGAGGCGGAGGAGCCGGAAGCCGTCGGCGAGAAGATCTTCGATGCCGTCGAGGTCTCTTTCGGCAAGGCCCCGCACATTCACCGGTCGAACGAGTTCACGTTCTTCGCCGGGGCCCGCAGCGATGCCTTCTTCTTCGACTTCGACGGCATCAAGAACCTGTTCGACATCTCGGGTAAGCGCAACTTCACCTCACCGCACCTTGCCGAGCTCGGCGGGAAGACACCCTGGACCGGTCAGGACTCCAACACCACGGCCAACGTGTTCTCCACGGTGATCGAACTGCCGACCGCCTACCTGCGCCCCGATCCCGATATCCGCATCTGGGGCCGCTGCAGCCTGCGGCAGGACGGCAAGCTCAACCACGTCGACCGCGCCGGCCACCCGTCGGTGAGCAGCTTCTTCAACACCGACGACACCAAGCTGGAGTACAACGCCAGCGAACCCGTGCACGACCGGGAACGCTGGATCGAGCAGTTCATCCACCTGATGGGCCACACCGGCAACTACACGCGCGAGGAGGCCGTCGCCGCGATCGACCTGGAGGGCACCCTGCCCGACATGTTGACGTTCAACCCGTCCAAGCCAGCGAAGTACCCGAACGGCCGGACGTTCACCGACGACGTCATCGACTATCGGCTGGCCTTCCTGACCAAGGGCGAATGCCCGCCGAGCGGGTTGAGTCCCCACATCGACACCCTCAGCGAATTCCCCTACCTGGGCACTCCGCACTGA
- a CDS encoding serine/threonine-protein kinase gives MPLAAGQEIAGYTIVRSLGSGGMGEVYLAQHPRLPRYDALKVLSATVCADSEYRERFNREADIAATLWHQHIVEVHDRGDVDGQLWISMDYVEGTDAHRLLTESYPDGLPPDDVVRIVTAVADALDYAHERGLLHRDVKPANILLANPGTNNERIMLADFGIARRIGDTNSLTGTNMTVGTVAYAAPEQLMGEGIDGRADQYALAATAFQLLTGTPPFQHENPAVVISQHLTSDPPAIGARRPELSNLGTAFEKALAKSPNDRFDKCIDFARALAHRTDATISGSRPLWTSSGSAPGVALSEPTMLAQSSTGVSGPRHAKPQNGSRPRFVVPAVIALALIALAGVAFVLFDRSRDRPAETKAAPTTTTAPATTQPGGVALPVVVVGAECGTLGEAGLTETGAPAYCAHLPTTGAAIWSMYPGEVSSPTVTPGPDAVALPSESQQPVLVCMEQTGQTHADCRSDILEANTPDESETQTTETTTTESS, from the coding sequence ATGCCGCTCGCTGCCGGACAGGAGATCGCCGGGTACACAATCGTGCGCTCGCTCGGCTCCGGTGGCATGGGCGAGGTGTACCTGGCCCAGCATCCGCGGCTGCCGCGCTATGACGCCCTGAAGGTGCTCTCGGCCACCGTCTGCGCCGACAGCGAATACCGGGAGCGCTTCAACCGGGAAGCCGACATCGCCGCCACGCTGTGGCACCAGCACATCGTCGAGGTGCACGACCGCGGTGACGTCGACGGCCAGCTTTGGATCTCGATGGACTACGTCGAGGGCACCGACGCGCACCGCCTCCTCACCGAGAGCTACCCCGACGGCCTACCCCCGGACGACGTCGTGCGCATCGTCACCGCGGTCGCCGACGCGCTCGACTACGCCCACGAACGCGGGCTGCTCCACCGCGACGTCAAGCCCGCGAACATCCTGCTGGCCAACCCGGGCACCAACAACGAGCGCATCATGCTGGCGGACTTCGGGATCGCCAGGCGCATCGGCGACACGAACAGCCTGACCGGAACGAACATGACCGTCGGGACCGTCGCGTACGCCGCGCCGGAGCAGCTGATGGGCGAGGGTATCGACGGCCGGGCCGATCAGTATGCGTTGGCGGCGACGGCGTTTCAGCTGCTGACGGGAACTCCGCCGTTTCAGCATGAGAATCCCGCGGTCGTGATCAGCCAGCACCTGACCTCCGATCCGCCTGCGATCGGCGCCCGCCGTCCCGAATTGTCCAACCTCGGAACGGCATTCGAGAAAGCGTTGGCGAAGTCGCCGAATGACCGGTTCGACAAGTGCATCGACTTCGCCCGTGCGCTTGCCCATCGCACCGACGCGACGATCTCCGGCTCACGCCCGCTGTGGACGTCCAGCGGTTCCGCCCCCGGCGTCGCCCTATCCGAACCGACGATGCTCGCGCAGTCCTCGACCGGGGTTTCGGGGCCTCGACATGCCAAGCCGCAGAACGGCTCCCGGCCCCGCTTCGTCGTGCCCGCGGTCATCGCGTTGGCGCTCATCGCCCTCGCTGGCGTCGCCTTCGTGCTGTTCGACCGTTCCCGCGATCGGCCGGCAGAAACCAAGGCCGCGCCGACCACCACCACGGCTCCTGCCACGACTCAACCGGGCGGTGTCGCCCTGCCGGTGGTGGTTGTGGGGGCCGAGTGCGGAACGCTCGGCGAGGCCGGGCTCACCGAAACCGGCGCACCGGCCTACTGTGCCCATCTGCCGACGACGGGTGCGGCGATCTGGTCGATGTACCCGGGCGAGGTTTCCAGTCCCACGGTCACTCCCGGTCCCGACGCTGTGGCGTTGCCGTCGGAGAGCCAGCAGCCGGTGCTGGTCTGTATGGAACAGACCGGGCAGACCCACGCCGACTGCCGCAGCGACATCCTCGAGGCCAACACCCCCGACGAGTCCGAGACGCAGACGACCGAGACCACGACCACCGAGTCGTCGTAG
- a CDS encoding MBL fold metallo-hydrolase produces MTSDHLRLGKATLTRVVETQVDNIPFEMLPRTPRDVWNEESEFTPTYWTEDGWRIAMQIWVIEVDGLTVLIDTGAGNDKTRPLMAVLDHLQTDFLTVLGRAGFAPTDIDVVVNTHLHFDHVGWNTVLDGDTWVPTFPEARYLVPELDYRHFCPDGPAQTSTPQSEEEQAAQQHVRTVFADSVSPVEGQIELWSGDHQLSESLWLRPAPGHTPGASVVWLDAGKPAVFVGDLTHCPIQIRRPNDPCAWDEDFDAAAVTRRRVLTEASRRRAAVIPAHYPGQGGATVVARGDAFMIDDWLELPPI; encoded by the coding sequence GTGACCTCGGACCACCTGCGGCTCGGCAAAGCGACCCTCACCCGCGTCGTCGAAACGCAGGTGGACAACATCCCGTTCGAGATGCTCCCGCGTACGCCACGCGACGTCTGGAATGAGGAGAGCGAGTTCACGCCCACCTACTGGACCGAGGACGGCTGGCGCATCGCCATGCAGATCTGGGTCATCGAGGTGGACGGGCTGACCGTGCTCATCGACACCGGCGCGGGCAACGACAAGACACGGCCGCTGATGGCGGTGCTCGATCATCTGCAGACCGACTTCCTGACGGTGCTGGGACGTGCCGGGTTCGCGCCGACCGATATCGACGTCGTGGTGAACACCCACCTGCACTTCGATCACGTCGGGTGGAACACCGTGCTGGACGGCGACACGTGGGTGCCGACGTTCCCCGAAGCCCGTTACCTCGTCCCGGAACTCGACTACCGGCATTTCTGCCCCGACGGCCCTGCGCAGACCTCGACGCCGCAGTCCGAGGAAGAGCAAGCGGCACAGCAGCATGTCCGAACGGTGTTCGCGGACAGCGTTTCTCCGGTGGAAGGGCAGATCGAGCTGTGGTCGGGCGATCACCAGCTCAGCGAGTCGCTGTGGCTGCGGCCCGCGCCGGGTCATACGCCGGGGGCGTCGGTGGTGTGGCTGGATGCGGGTAAGCCCGCGGTCTTCGTCGGCGACCTGACCCACTGCCCCATACAGATTCGTCGACCGAACGATCCGTGCGCGTGGGACGAGGACTTCGACGCGGCCGCGGTGACCCGGCGACGTGTGCTGACCGAGGCGTCCCGGCGTCGTGCCGCGGTGATACCCGCGCACTATCCGGGGCAGGGCGGAGCGACGGTGGTCGCGCGGGGGGATGCCTTCATGATCGACGACTGGCTGGAGCTGCCGCCCATCTGA
- a CDS encoding arabinosyltransferase domain-containing protein: MTSETRVARWVATIAGLIGFVLSVATPLLPVVQTTATLEWPQRQDGQSQLNNVTAPLISLTPVSMTATVPCEVIRSMPPSGGMVLGTAPKNGKQAALQSLFVTVTPQRVDITDRNVVVASVPRARVVSPDCQRIEITSSEKGTFANFVGLRKADGTEQYTGFPDPNLRPQIVGVFTDLTGPAPPGLSVSAVIDTRFTTHPTVLKLSAMLLAMVATVIALIALWRLDQVDGRRMQRLIPSRWRTFSATDVVVVGGFLVWHIIGANSSDDGYQLQMARVAGHAGYMSNYFRWFGSPEDPFGWYYNLLALMTSVSDSSIWIRLPDLVCGIVCWLLLSREVLPRLGPAVVSSRAAMWAAGLVLLAAWMPFNNGLRPEGQIATGALITYVLIERAIASGRMTPAALATLVAAFTLGIQPTGLIAVAALLAGGRPILRILVRRHRLVGTWPLIAPMLAAGTVILTVVFADQTIATVLEATRIRTSIGPAQEWWTENLRYYYLILPTVDGSLSRRFGFLMTALALFVSLFILLRRKRIPGVARGPAWRLIGTIFGTIFFLQFAPTKWVHHFGLFAAVGAAMAALATVLVSRTVLRWSRNRMAVVAAVLFLLALCFATTNGWWYVSSYGVPFNNAMPKIGPVTVSTIFFALFALAVIWAAVLHFADRSWGEDRVTRAITAAPIPVAAGFMVLVFVGSMLAGVVRQYPTYSNAWANLRAFTGGCGLADDVLVEPNPNDGFLTPLPGDYGPLGPLGGVGATGFSPNGVPEKIVAETIRMNLPMPGTDYDWDQPTKLKTPGVNGSTVPLPYGLDPKRVPVAGSYVEGPQQQSRLTSAWYQLPPRQDAHPLVVITAAGNITGDSVFNGRTEGQTVELEYARPGPDGTPVPAGRLVPYDLGPVPSWRNLRFPRAQIPDDAVAVRVVAEDLSLTPGDWIAVTPPRVPELRSVQEYVGSEQPVLMDWAVGLAFPCQQPMLHANGVTEIPKFRITPDYNAKRKDTDTWEDGLNGGLLGITDLLLRAHVMATYLSNDWGRDWGSLRKFDTIVEAQPATLDFGTATHSGLYSPGHIRIKP; the protein is encoded by the coding sequence ATGACCAGCGAGACGCGGGTCGCCCGGTGGGTGGCGACGATCGCCGGACTCATCGGCTTCGTGCTGTCGGTCGCCACGCCGCTGCTGCCGGTGGTGCAGACGACGGCGACGTTAGAATGGCCTCAGCGGCAGGATGGTCAGAGCCAGCTGAACAACGTGACGGCGCCGCTGATCTCGCTGACCCCGGTGTCGATGACGGCGACGGTGCCGTGCGAGGTCATCCGGTCGATGCCGCCGTCGGGCGGGATGGTGTTGGGCACCGCGCCGAAGAACGGTAAGCAGGCGGCGCTGCAGTCGCTGTTCGTCACCGTCACGCCGCAGCGTGTCGACATCACCGACCGCAACGTCGTCGTGGCGAGTGTGCCGCGTGCGCGGGTGGTCTCCCCCGACTGTCAGCGCATCGAGATCACCTCCTCGGAGAAGGGCACGTTCGCGAACTTCGTCGGGCTGCGGAAGGCCGACGGCACGGAGCAGTACACGGGCTTCCCGGACCCCAACCTGCGGCCGCAGATCGTCGGCGTCTTCACCGACCTGACCGGTCCGGCACCGCCGGGACTTTCGGTGTCGGCGGTGATCGACACCCGGTTCACCACGCATCCAACGGTTTTGAAGCTCTCGGCGATGCTGCTGGCGATGGTCGCAACCGTCATCGCACTGATCGCACTGTGGCGGTTGGACCAGGTGGACGGCCGCCGGATGCAGCGCCTCATCCCCTCGCGCTGGCGGACGTTCAGCGCCACGGATGTGGTGGTGGTCGGCGGCTTCCTGGTGTGGCACATCATCGGCGCGAACTCGTCCGACGACGGCTACCAGCTGCAGATGGCGCGCGTCGCGGGCCATGCCGGCTACATGTCGAACTACTTCCGGTGGTTCGGCAGTCCCGAGGATCCGTTCGGCTGGTACTACAACCTGCTCGCGCTGATGACCAGCGTCAGCGATTCGAGCATCTGGATCCGGCTGCCCGACCTGGTGTGCGGAATCGTGTGCTGGCTCCTGCTGTCCCGCGAGGTGTTACCGCGACTGGGCCCCGCGGTGGTGTCCAGCCGGGCGGCGATGTGGGCGGCGGGCCTCGTGCTGCTGGCCGCGTGGATGCCGTTCAACAACGGCCTGCGACCGGAGGGGCAGATCGCCACCGGCGCGCTCATCACCTACGTGCTGATCGAACGGGCCATCGCCTCGGGACGGATGACGCCGGCGGCGCTGGCGACGCTGGTCGCGGCGTTCACCCTCGGCATTCAGCCGACGGGGCTCATCGCCGTCGCCGCGCTGCTGGCCGGCGGCAGGCCGATCCTGCGCATCCTCGTTCGCAGACACCGCCTCGTCGGCACCTGGCCGCTGATCGCGCCGATGCTGGCGGCGGGCACCGTGATCCTGACGGTCGTGTTCGCCGACCAGACCATCGCAACGGTGTTGGAGGCCACCAGAATCCGCACCTCCATCGGTCCGGCGCAGGAGTGGTGGACCGAGAACCTGCGCTACTACTACCTGATCCTGCCGACAGTCGACGGTTCGCTGTCGCGGCGCTTCGGGTTCCTGATGACGGCGCTGGCGCTGTTCGTATCGCTGTTCATCCTGTTGCGGCGCAAGCGAATTCCGGGTGTCGCGCGTGGTCCGGCGTGGCGGCTGATCGGCACGATCTTCGGCACGATCTTCTTCCTGCAGTTCGCCCCGACCAAGTGGGTACATCACTTCGGGCTGTTCGCCGCCGTCGGCGCCGCGATGGCGGCCCTGGCCACCGTCCTGGTCTCGCGGACGGTGCTGCGCTGGTCGCGCAACCGGATGGCGGTGGTGGCGGCCGTATTGTTCCTGCTCGCACTGTGTTTCGCGACCACCAACGGGTGGTGGTACGTGTCGAGCTACGGCGTCCCGTTCAACAACGCCATGCCGAAGATCGGCCCGGTCACCGTCAGCACCATCTTCTTCGCACTGTTCGCTCTCGCGGTGATCTGGGCCGCCGTGCTGCACTTCGCAGATCGCAGCTGGGGCGAGGACCGCGTGACCCGGGCCATCACCGCCGCGCCGATCCCCGTCGCGGCGGGCTTCATGGTGCTGGTGTTCGTGGGATCGATGCTCGCGGGCGTCGTGCGTCAGTACCCGACGTACTCCAACGCGTGGGCCAACCTGCGCGCCTTCACCGGCGGCTGCGGACTGGCGGACGACGTTCTGGTGGAACCGAATCCGAACGACGGGTTCCTGACGCCGCTGCCCGGAGACTACGGCCCGCTCGGCCCGCTGGGCGGCGTCGGGGCGACGGGATTCAGTCCCAACGGCGTGCCGGAGAAGATCGTCGCCGAGACGATCCGGATGAACCTGCCGATGCCCGGCACCGACTACGACTGGGATCAACCGACGAAACTGAAGACCCCGGGTGTCAACGGGTCGACGGTGCCGTTGCCATACGGCCTTGACCCCAAGCGCGTTCCGGTGGCGGGCAGCTACGTCGAGGGACCGCAGCAGCAGAGCCGGTTGACGTCGGCGTGGTATCAGTTGCCGCCCCGCCAAGACGCACACCCCCTTGTGGTGATCACCGCCGCGGGCAACATCACCGGCGACAGCGTGTTCAACGGGCGCACCGAGGGACAGACCGTCGAGCTGGAATACGCGCGGCCCGGACCGGACGGCACTCCCGTCCCCGCGGGCCGGCTGGTGCCGTACGACCTGGGTCCGGTCCCGTCGTGGCGCAACCTGCGGTTCCCCCGCGCGCAGATTCCAGACGATGCCGTCGCGGTTCGCGTTGTCGCCGAGGATCTTTCGCTGACGCCGGGCGACTGGATCGCGGTCACGCCGCCGCGGGTTCCGGAGCTGCGGTCGGTGCAGGAGTACGTCGGGTCGGAGCAGCCGGTCCTGATGGACTGGGCCGTCGGGTTGGCGTTCCCGTGCCAGCAGCCGATGCTGCACGCCAACGGCGTCACCGAGATCCCCAAGTTCCGGATCACGCCCGACTACAACGCCAAGCGCAAGGACACCGACACCTGGGAGGACGGCCTCAACGGCGGGCTGCTGGGCATCACCGACCTGCTGCTGCGCGCACACGTGATGGCGACGTACCTGTCCAACGACTGGGGTCGCGACTGGGGTTCGCTGCGCAAGTTCGACACCATAGTGGAAGCCCAACCCGCGACACTGGACTTCGGCACGGCCACCCACAGCGGCCTGTACTCACCGGGACACATCAGGATCAAGCCGTGA
- a CDS encoding arabinosyltransferase domain-containing protein, whose protein sequence is MPRDPEDGRDERTHRFARLIAVVAGIAGLLLCGLVPLLPVNQTTATILWPQTSSPDGLITDITAPLVSGAPLALDFSIPCQAVATLPDDGGLVVSTVPPAGIDASRNGMFVRATEDLVVVAVRDTVAAVAPRPAVESGACSTLHLWANPGEVGADFIGIPGAAGTLPAEKKPQVAGVFTELKVAAQEGLSGRIDIDTRFITSPTPLKLAVMVLGVAAVIASMVAMAVLDRAGSRRVAHAWRRCWRVGFATWLADIGVVGTLLLWHLIGALSSDDGYNLTIARVSSEAGYTANYYRYFGASEAPFDWYQSVLAQLASVSTASVWMRIPATLAAIGAWLIVSRLVLPRLGRRLSQNRVAVWTAGAVFLAAWLPFNNGLRPEPLIAFGVIAVWALVEYAIGTRRLLPYALAIVVAVFSVTLAPQGLIAVAPLVVGARAVARIIRSRRDGVIAPLATLLSAGALIFVVVFRDQTLATVAESARIKYVVGPTIAWYQDFLRYYFLTVEDSVDSSLTRRFAVLVLLLCLFGMLTVLLRRSVVPGMARGPVWRLIGTTAIGLMLLTFTPTKWAVQFGAFAALAGALGAVTAFAFARVGLHSRRNLALYVTALLFVLAWATSGINGWFYVGNYGVPWFDKQPVIAGFPVLTIFLVLAILTGLLAGWLHFRMDYAGHTEVADTRRNRALASTPLLVVAVIMVVLEVGSMAKGAVQRYPVYTTAKANVAALTSGLSSTSCAMADDVLVEPDTNAGMLQPVPGQRFGEYGPLGGEDPIGFTPNGVSDTLEPAEPVTANPGLVNSDGSPNEPNVGIGYAAGTGGGYGPVGVNGSNVFLPFGLDPARTPVMGSYDENTVAAKVTSAWYQLPPRTPDRPLVTVAAAGAIWYYEEDGSFNYGQSLKLQWGVHRPDGSFEALNEVQPIDIFPQKAWRNLRFPLAWAPPEANVARIVADDPNLSTDQWFAFTPPRVPVLETAQQLLGSQTPVMLDIATAANFPCQRPFSEHLGVAELPEYRIQPNFKQIVSSSNMWQSAQDGGPFLFIQALLRTTAVPSYLRDDWYRDWGSIERYDRVVPASQAPDAKIQQGTIRVFGWSRNGPIRALP, encoded by the coding sequence GTGCCACGCGACCCTGAAGACGGCCGGGATGAGCGGACCCATCGGTTCGCCCGGCTGATCGCCGTCGTCGCAGGAATCGCGGGGCTGCTGCTGTGCGGCCTGGTTCCGCTGCTGCCCGTCAACCAGACCACCGCCACCATCCTGTGGCCGCAGACGTCCTCCCCGGACGGTCTGATCACCGACATCACGGCGCCGCTGGTGTCCGGAGCCCCGCTGGCCCTCGACTTCTCGATCCCCTGCCAGGCCGTCGCCACCCTGCCCGACGACGGTGGGCTGGTCGTGTCGACCGTGCCGCCTGCCGGGATCGACGCCAGTCGCAACGGCATGTTCGTCCGCGCCACCGAGGACCTCGTGGTGGTGGCCGTACGCGACACCGTCGCCGCCGTCGCGCCTCGACCGGCAGTGGAGTCCGGGGCCTGCAGCACCCTGCACCTCTGGGCCAATCCCGGCGAGGTCGGTGCCGACTTCATCGGCATCCCCGGCGCCGCGGGCACGCTGCCCGCTGAGAAAAAGCCCCAGGTGGCCGGGGTGTTCACCGAGCTCAAGGTGGCGGCACAGGAGGGTCTGTCGGGCCGCATCGACATCGACACCCGGTTCATCACCTCACCGACACCTCTCAAGCTCGCCGTGATGGTGCTCGGCGTCGCCGCCGTGATCGCCTCGATGGTGGCCATGGCCGTGCTGGACCGCGCGGGCTCCCGCCGCGTCGCCCATGCCTGGCGACGATGCTGGCGGGTCGGCTTCGCGACGTGGCTGGCCGATATCGGCGTCGTCGGGACGCTGCTGCTATGGCACCTGATCGGCGCCCTGTCGTCGGACGACGGCTACAACCTCACCATCGCCAGGGTCTCCTCCGAGGCCGGCTACACCGCGAACTACTACCGCTACTTCGGCGCCAGCGAGGCCCCGTTCGACTGGTATCAGTCGGTGCTCGCGCAGCTTGCGTCGGTCAGCACCGCCAGCGTATGGATGCGCATACCCGCGACCCTGGCCGCAATCGGCGCCTGGCTGATCGTCAGCCGTCTTGTGCTGCCCCGGCTGGGCCGGCGACTTTCGCAGAACCGGGTGGCTGTCTGGACGGCGGGGGCGGTGTTCCTGGCGGCCTGGCTGCCGTTCAACAACGGCCTACGCCCCGAGCCGCTGATCGCGTTCGGCGTCATCGCTGTGTGGGCGCTCGTCGAATACGCGATCGGCACCCGACGCCTGCTGCCGTACGCGCTCGCCATCGTGGTGGCGGTGTTCTCGGTGACGCTGGCGCCACAGGGCCTGATCGCCGTCGCGCCGCTGGTGGTCGGTGCGCGCGCGGTGGCGCGGATCATCCGCAGCCGTCGCGACGGCGTCATCGCCCCGCTGGCCACCCTGCTCTCGGCGGGCGCACTGATCTTCGTGGTGGTGTTCCGCGACCAGACCCTGGCCACGGTCGCCGAGTCGGCCCGCATCAAGTACGTCGTCGGCCCGACGATCGCGTGGTACCAGGACTTCCTGCGCTACTACTTCCTCACCGTCGAGGACAGCGTCGACTCGTCGCTGACGCGTCGCTTCGCGGTGCTCGTACTGCTGCTGTGCCTGTTCGGCATGCTGACCGTCCTGCTGCGCCGCAGCGTGGTCCCCGGCATGGCACGCGGCCCGGTGTGGCGGCTGATCGGTACCACCGCGATCGGCTTGATGCTGCTGACGTTCACGCCGACGAAGTGGGCCGTGCAGTTCGGCGCCTTCGCCGCGCTGGCCGGGGCCCTGGGCGCCGTCACCGCGTTCGCGTTCGCCCGGGTCGGACTGCACAGCCGACGCAATCTCGCGCTGTACGTCACGGCGCTGCTGTTCGTATTGGCCTGGGCGACATCGGGTATCAACGGCTGGTTCTACGTCGGCAACTACGGGGTGCCTTGGTTCGACAAGCAGCCGGTGATTGCCGGATTCCCGGTGCTGACCATCTTCCTGGTGCTGGCGATCCTGACGGGTCTGCTCGCCGGCTGGCTCCACTTCCGCATGGACTACGCCGGCCACACCGAGGTCGCCGACACTCGCCGCAACCGGGCGCTGGCGTCGACGCCGCTGCTGGTGGTCGCCGTCATCATGGTCGTGCTCGAGGTCGGCTCGATGGCCAAGGGCGCGGTGCAGCGCTATCCCGTGTACACCACCGCCAAGGCCAACGTCGCCGCACTGACGTCGGGCCTGTCCTCGACCAGTTGCGCGATGGCCGACGATGTCCTCGTCGAACCGGACACCAATGCCGGTATGTTGCAACCGGTTCCGGGTCAGCGCTTCGGCGAGTACGGTCCGCTCGGCGGGGAGGACCCGATCGGGTTCACCCCCAACGGCGTCAGCGACACGCTGGAACCCGCCGAGCCCGTCACCGCCAACCCCGGCCTGGTGAACTCCGACGGCTCCCCCAACGAACCCAACGTCGGCATCGGCTACGCCGCCGGCACCGGCGGCGGCTACGGACCCGTCGGCGTCAACGGCTCCAACGTCTTCCTGCCGTTCGGTCTCGACCCCGCCCGCACTCCGGTGATGGGCAGCTACGACGAGAACACCGTTGCGGCCAAGGTCACTTCGGCGTGGTACCAGCTGCCGCCCCGGACACCCGACCGGCCGTTGGTGACGGTCGCCGCCGCGGGCGCCATCTGGTACTACGAGGAGGACGGCTCGTTCAACTACGGGCAGTCGCTGAAACTGCAGTGGGGTGTGCACCGGCCCGACGGGAGCTTCGAGGCGCTCAACGAGGTGCAGCCCATCGACATCTTCCCGCAGAAGGCTTGGCGCAACCTGCGTTTCCCGCTGGCGTGGGCGCCGCCGGAGGCCAACGTCGCGCGCATCGTCGCCGACGATCCGAACCTGTCCACCGATCAGTGGTTCGCGTTCACCCCGCCGCGTGTGCCAGTGCTGGAGACCGCGCAACAGCTGCTGGGGTCGCAGACGCCGGTGATGTTGGACATTGCGACGGCCGCGAATTTCCCATGCCAGCGCCCGTTCTCGGAACACCTGGGCGTCGCCGAGTTGCCGGAGTACCGCATCCAGCCGAACTTCAAGCAGATCGTCTCGTCGTCGAACATGTGGCAGTCCGCTCAGGACGGCGGCCCGTTCCTGTTCATCCAGGCACTGCTGCGCACCACGGCTGTGCCGAGCTACCTGCGTGACGACTGGTATCGCGACTGGGGTTCGATCGAACGCTACGACCGGGTGGTGCCGGCGTCGCAGGCGCCTGACGCCAAGATCCAGCAGGGCACGATCCGCGTCTTCGGCTGGAGCCGCAACGGCCCGATCAGGGCCCTGCCATGA